The following are encoded together in the Anaerostipes caccae L1-92 genome:
- a CDS encoding rod shape-determining protein, whose translation MKKGLIGIELGSKNLRIYSKEKDQILRLKNVIALTEDSETAAVGNEAFSMYEKEPHQIQIITPMVHGVIGDYTNMRRLLAQILRRYLRKLKKYEFYMAVPSDITGVERRAFYDLMLESFRSVKEVRLCPKPMADAVGLGIDVGAPCGNMVINMGADTTEISVISLGGIVRSRLVKQGGSQIDQWMISKLKRNHNIEIGMKSAERLKLLYARREEEGKPAYVKGRDLVSGLPKKIQVPGDLAEEKVRSYVNDIIIEAKAMLEVIPPELASDIMVEGIYLSGGSSSFQKIPEWMEDAIGIHIRTGEQPEESVVRGLKTMMNKDYKYQ comes from the coding sequence ATGAAGAAGGGACTGATTGGAATCGAGCTGGGCTCTAAGAATCTGAGAATCTATTCGAAAGAAAAAGACCAGATTCTAAGGCTTAAAAATGTCATTGCCCTGACAGAAGATTCGGAGACAGCAGCGGTAGGAAACGAAGCGTTTTCAATGTATGAGAAAGAGCCGCATCAGATACAGATTATTACACCGATGGTCCACGGGGTGATCGGCGATTATACGAATATGCGCAGGCTTCTTGCCCAGATCCTCAGACGTTATCTGAGGAAGTTAAAAAAATATGAATTTTACATGGCTGTGCCGTCAGATATCACCGGTGTGGAACGCAGAGCATTTTATGATTTGATGCTTGAGTCATTCCGGTCGGTAAAAGAGGTCAGGCTATGTCCAAAACCGATGGCGGATGCAGTTGGACTGGGCATTGATGTAGGGGCTCCCTGCGGCAACATGGTGATCAATATGGGAGCCGATACGACCGAGATCTCTGTAATCTCCCTCGGGGGCATCGTGAGAAGCCGCCTGGTAAAGCAGGGAGGCAGTCAGATCGACCAGTGGATGATCTCAAAGCTAAAGAGAAACCACAATATTGAGATCGGGATGAAGAGCGCGGAGCGGTTAAAGCTTTTGTATGCCAGAAGGGAAGAAGAAGGGAAACCTGCCTATGTAAAAGGCAGAGACCTTGTCAGCGGGCTGCCAAAGAAGATCCAGGTTCCGGGAGATCTGGCTGAAGAAAAGGTAAGAAGTTATGTCAACGACATTATTATCGAAGCCAAAGCCATGCTGGAAGTGATTCCTCCGGAACTGGCATCGGATATCATGGTGGAGGGCATTTATCTGTCAGGGGGAAGTTCCTCCTTTCAAAAGATTCCGGAGTGGATGGAGGATGCCATCGGCATTCATATCCGCACCGGGGAACAGCCGGAGGAGAGTGTTGTCCGCGGCTTGAAGACGATGATGAACAAAGATTACAAATACCAGTGA
- the mreC gene encoding rod shape-determining protein MreC, translating to MKFQKKNMRSRHYLFIFAGVCFLLIGISVFAGGVLSPVKALATGILSPMQKGINSIGNGIFSWNENIKTKEQLKEDNKVLQEKIDSLKMQNRILSQDQVELERLQDLLKLKAKYKKYSTVGARVISKGSGNWFEIFAIDKGSKDGIKKNMNVIADNGLVGIVYDVSDHYAKVRTIINDTSMVSAMFLKTKDSCIVRGSLSTMSDGYLEVVYIDKNAKVKEGDELVTSYLSSKFVEGISIGKVSDIKLDSTKLTKTAKVTPIVDFKHLKEVLVITDLKENVNLDEKTKE from the coding sequence ATGAAATTTCAGAAGAAAAATATGCGTTCGAGGCATTACCTGTTCATTTTTGCAGGGGTGTGCTTTTTGTTAATCGGGATCAGTGTTTTTGCAGGGGGTGTGCTGTCTCCGGTCAAAGCATTGGCCACAGGAATTTTAAGTCCTATGCAGAAAGGGATTAATTCCATCGGGAACGGTATTTTTTCCTGGAATGAAAATATTAAAACCAAAGAACAGCTGAAAGAAGATAACAAAGTCCTTCAGGAGAAGATCGATTCCCTGAAGATGCAGAACCGGATTCTGTCTCAGGATCAGGTAGAGCTTGAGCGTCTTCAGGATCTTTTGAAGCTCAAAGCAAAATATAAAAAATACAGTACGGTCGGGGCCAGAGTCATCAGCAAGGGTTCCGGCAACTGGTTTGAAATCTTTGCCATCGACAAAGGCAGCAAAGACGGCATTAAGAAAAACATGAATGTGATTGCAGACAATGGGCTGGTAGGCATCGTATACGATGTGTCTGATCATTATGCAAAGGTGCGGACGATCATCAATGATACCAGCATGGTCAGCGCCATGTTTTTGAAGACAAAGGATTCCTGCATCGTCAGGGGAAGTCTGAGCACGATGTCTGACGGCTACCTGGAAGTCGTATATATTGATAAGAACGCAAAGGTCAAAGAAGGCGATGAGCTGGTGACCTCATATTTGAGTTCTAAATTTGTGGAAGGAATCTCCATTGGTAAAGTATCCGATATCAAGCTGGATTCCACAAAGCTTACAAAGACCGCAAAGGTCACACCGATCGTGGATTTCAAGCACTTAAAGGAAGTCCTTGTGATCACGGACCTGAAAGAAAATGTTAATCTGGATGAAAAGACAAAAGAATAG
- a CDS encoding penicillin-binding transpeptidase domain-containing protein yields MFRKLQNRVEKLLANRLLAMAVLFAVLFLVLVCRLFVIQIVQGQSHKEDFTYKVEKTVKTSGTRGNIYDCNGKLLAYNKMVYTVNFQNDNKFKTLAQENKTSENYEKNKVIYEVIKILEKNKDSFKSDIPIEITGNGTFRFTEKGSRLERFKREAFGIGTDTKGLSKERLKLRQQQLNASAEEVFEYLRNGTMGSPGVGKMFDIDEKYSDKDALKIMSVRYSAYLSRYSQYMKVTFATEVSSRSIAEIEERSNELTGIDVSTKSIRVYKNSEAMSHVIGYTGTINTEELDDYNKGKKESDKDYYAMDDAVGKAGIEKELESYLHGSSGSQSMIVNNIGKIVKTTKTEKAGTGNNVVLSIDSDLQEYAYNLLERRITGIVLSKLTTSDSKGDRSNIRIPIKDVYYSLIGNSIVDITDLNGERANSYEKSMYKKIQSLKKDSIKTIRKNLTGSTKAYKDESEEKQNYADYVYKMLSRKKVLLTGSIDTKDKTYLRWKDEKIGLGEFLKYAINKEWIDISMLDLPSKYSDTEQIFDALVSYVEEQLEKDDEFDLTVCEQKIGTGELSGRSVCLLLYEQGVLNKKKDAGTYQSLKSGSLDAYSFIRQKLSKREITPAQLGLDPCSGSIVITDPDTGKVKAMVSYPGYDSNKLSNGIDNDYYRQLANSTATPLYNQVLNHRTAPGSTFKPLSAITALNEGTISTGTQIQCTGVFDKISPAAHCWIYPNGKHGYNNVAGALEVSCNCFFYEVGYDLGMTGSSYSSKKGLEALKKYATKVGLNKKSGIELSEMAPHISDETSVRSAIGQGTNSFTPSQISNYVTTLSNKGTVYDLSILDKVTTSGGKTVKKYGVKKKSKLTLNDDSYWDAVWSGMRRVVSGKKGAVTSIFKGLNVKVAGKTGTAQEDKKRPNHALFISFGPYEDPEITVTAVIPYGYTSSNAAAAAKDVYKYYFANDKEKAKLRKDKKVISAAGSVSD; encoded by the coding sequence GTGTTTAGAAAGTTACAAAACCGGGTTGAAAAATTATTGGCAAACAGGCTTCTGGCAATGGCTGTTTTATTTGCAGTTCTCTTTCTTGTACTGGTCTGCCGGCTGTTTGTCATTCAGATCGTTCAGGGGCAGTCACATAAAGAAGACTTCACCTACAAAGTAGAAAAGACCGTCAAGACTTCCGGTACGAGAGGAAATATCTATGACTGCAACGGAAAACTTCTGGCATATAACAAAATGGTTTATACGGTCAATTTTCAGAATGACAATAAGTTTAAAACGCTGGCTCAGGAAAATAAGACTTCTGAGAACTATGAAAAAAATAAGGTGATTTATGAAGTGATCAAGATCCTGGAAAAAAACAAAGATTCCTTCAAGAGCGATATTCCGATCGAGATCACAGGAAACGGCACATTCCGCTTTACGGAGAAAGGCTCCAGACTGGAACGGTTCAAGAGGGAAGCATTCGGCATCGGGACAGATACGAAGGGGCTTTCCAAGGAACGTTTAAAGCTCCGTCAGCAGCAGCTGAATGCCAGTGCGGAGGAAGTGTTTGAGTACTTAAGAAACGGGACTATGGGAAGTCCCGGGGTCGGGAAAATGTTTGACATCGATGAGAAGTATTCAGACAAAGATGCTTTAAAGATCATGTCTGTCCGATACAGCGCCTACTTAAGCCGCTATTCTCAGTATATGAAGGTGACCTTTGCCACGGAGGTGAGCAGCAGGAGTATCGCGGAGATCGAAGAACGCTCCAATGAGCTTACGGGCATCGACGTGAGCACCAAGTCCATCCGGGTTTATAAAAACAGTGAAGCCATGTCTCATGTGATCGGTTATACCGGTACCATCAATACCGAGGAGCTTGATGACTATAATAAAGGAAAAAAGGAAAGCGACAAAGATTATTATGCGATGGACGATGCGGTCGGAAAGGCAGGCATTGAAAAAGAGCTGGAGTCTTATCTGCACGGCAGCAGCGGCAGCCAGAGCATGATCGTTAACAATATAGGAAAGATCGTAAAAACGACTAAGACAGAAAAGGCAGGAACAGGAAATAACGTAGTCCTGTCGATCGACAGCGATCTTCAGGAATATGCATATAACTTGCTGGAGAGAAGAATCACAGGCATCGTTCTGTCTAAACTCACCACCTCTGATTCCAAGGGTGACAGAAGCAATATAAGGATTCCGATCAAAGATGTCTACTATTCACTGATTGGAAACAGTATTGTAGACATCACGGACCTGAACGGAGAGCGTGCAAATTCTTACGAAAAGAGCATGTATAAAAAGATTCAGAGCCTCAAAAAGGACAGTATTAAAACGATTCGGAAGAATCTTACGGGCAGTACAAAGGCTTACAAAGACGAGAGTGAGGAAAAGCAGAATTATGCTGACTATGTGTATAAGATGCTTTCCAGGAAAAAAGTTCTCTTAACCGGCTCTATTGACACGAAGGACAAGACATATCTCAGATGGAAAGATGAAAAGATCGGCCTGGGTGAGTTCCTCAAATATGCCATCAATAAAGAATGGATCGATATTTCCATGCTGGATCTGCCGTCCAAATACAGTGATACAGAACAGATCTTTGACGCGCTTGTGTCCTATGTGGAAGAACAGCTTGAAAAGGATGATGAATTTGATCTGACGGTTTGCGAACAGAAGATCGGAACCGGTGAACTCAGCGGAAGGTCTGTTTGTCTACTTTTGTACGAGCAGGGGGTACTGAATAAGAAAAAAGACGCAGGGACCTATCAGAGCCTGAAGAGCGGTTCCCTGGATGCCTACTCCTTTATACGCCAGAAGCTTTCAAAAAGAGAGATTACACCGGCCCAGCTCGGACTGGATCCATGTTCCGGCTCCATTGTGATCACAGATCCCGACACGGGAAAAGTGAAAGCCATGGTCAGCTATCCGGGATATGACAGCAATAAGCTGTCCAACGGAATCGACAACGACTACTACCGGCAGCTGGCCAATTCCACGGCGACGCCTCTTTACAATCAGGTGCTGAACCACAGAACGGCTCCGGGGTCCACTTTCAAGCCTTTGTCTGCGATCACCGCCCTGAATGAGGGAACAATTTCCACTGGCACTCAGATACAGTGTACCGGCGTGTTTGACAAGATCAGTCCTGCGGCCCACTGCTGGATTTATCCCAACGGAAAGCACGGCTACAATAATGTGGCCGGGGCATTAGAAGTCTCTTGTAATTGCTTCTTTTATGAGGTAGGATATGACTTAGGCATGACAGGGTCATCATACAGCAGCAAGAAAGGCCTGGAGGCTTTGAAAAAATATGCGACCAAGGTAGGACTGAATAAAAAGTCCGGCATAGAGCTGAGCGAGATGGCTCCGCATATTTCAGATGAGACCTCTGTGCGTTCTGCCATCGGACAGGGAACAAACAGCTTCACGCCGAGCCAGATTTCCAACTACGTGACGACGCTGTCAAATAAGGGAACTGTCTACGACCTGAGTATCTTAGATAAAGTTACCACATCGGGCGGAAAGACAGTGAAAAAATACGGTGTCAAGAAGAAGAGCAAACTCACGCTGAATGATGACTCTTACTGGGATGCGGTCTGGTCCGGCATGCGCAGGGTTGTTTCCGGAAAGAAAGGCGCTGTGACCAGTATATTTAAAGGGCTCAATGTGAAAGTGGCGGGCAAGACAGGAACCGCCCAGGAAGATAAGAAACGGCCGAATCATGCGCTGTTCATATCTTTCGGTCCCTATGAGGATCCTGAGATCACGGTCACCGCGGTCATCCCTTATGGATATACGTCATCCAATGCGGCAGCCGCGGCGAAGGATGTCTATAAGTATTATTTTGCAAATGATAAAGAGAAGGCGAAATTAAGGAAGGACAAGAAAGTAATTTCTGCGGCCGGTTCAGTATCCGATTAA
- the mreD gene encoding rod shape-determining protein MreD, with the protein MRLKRTLFYILSVIFCFLLQTSVFQFLKLADVMPNVLLILTVTLGLIRGKKAGIGIGFSCGLLIDIFFGDVLGQYALLYLLIGYINGCFNSFFYEDDVLLPFGLLVINTLAYSFAIFFFFFALRGRFAFFSYLKDIMIPEAVYTGLIALPLYKLLLFIDVRISDSEKRSMF; encoded by the coding sequence ATGAGACTGAAACGGACTTTATTTTATATTCTATCTGTAATCTTTTGTTTCCTTCTGCAGACATCGGTGTTTCAGTTTTTAAAACTTGCCGATGTCATGCCGAACGTTCTGCTGATCCTGACGGTGACCCTGGGACTGATCAGGGGAAAGAAAGCAGGGATCGGCATCGGATTTTCCTGCGGTCTGCTGATCGATATATTTTTCGGTGACGTTCTCGGGCAGTATGCCCTTCTTTATCTGCTCATCGGCTATATCAACGGATGTTTCAACTCTTTTTTTTATGAAGACGACGTCCTTCTGCCGTTCGGGCTTTTAGTCATCAATACCCTGGCTTACAGCTTTGCGATCTTTTTCTTTTTCTTTGCACTGAGAGGAAGATTTGCATTTTTCAGTTACTTAAAAGATATTATGATACCGGAAGCGGTCTATACGGGGCTGATCGCGCTGCCTCTGTATAAACTTCTTCTGTTCATCGACGTACGCATCAGTGATTCAGAAAAAAGGAGCATGTTCTAG